A stretch of DNA from Manihot esculenta cultivar AM560-2 chromosome 7, M.esculenta_v8, whole genome shotgun sequence:
CAATTGACATTTTCTTCTGAAACTTAAATTCAGGAGCTAATTAACATTATAGAGGAGATGAAAAATAACTACCTTGTTCAATAACAACAATGTCCAGGGGTTTAAAGTAATTCAATATGAAAACCCTATCTATTCTACCAAAGATACCAGAATAAAGCAAAATACTTACCATATGTCTTATGGCCATATCCAATGATTTCTTTGAAAGTGTTCTTCCAAAGCCTGAGCTGTCGGGTGATGATGACTTCCCAGACAGGTTGCCATGAGGAGAGGGTTTATCATCTTGCTTTGGAGGAGCCAATTTCCGCATATTTATCACTCTTTCAACCATTTTAGTTCCAATTAGAACAGGGCTCACACTGTCATTAATTTTAGAATGCCCACGAATTGCAGGAACAGAGCTCCCACTTGGGTAGATAAAGCCATTGGGGGCTCGTCCTCTTGCAGGAGAGCATGATTGCCGTCTTGGTCTCCCATTAGGAGTTGGCTCAACGGAGGAAGACCTAGCAGTGGGTGCTCCAGGCCTACCTCTAGTGGCCGAAAGTGGTCTTTCAGGTAATGATGTTCTCAAATTTGGAGGGGCATCAAGTGAGAAACCAGGCATCTCTGAGGGTTTCCATGGCCTAGATTTCGCTGTTGGAGATGTGCCGCGTGATGGCACTGGATTTCTTGCTGCTGTTGGTGTCGTCTTGGTGACTGAAGGAGTTGACCTAACAGGAGCAGATATGGTTGATGTTGTGGGCATTGTCTTGGTAACTGAAGGAGTTGACTTAACAGGAGCAGATACAGTGGATCCACTTGAAGGAGTGGATGGCCGTCGAGTTGGGGTTGATGCCCTTGATGTGGATTTGGATGGAGGAATAGAGGGCCTTGCAGTTGGTGTTGAAGATCTTGATGGTGTTGAAGATCTAGTAGGAACTGTAGGTTTAGCTGCAGAAGCAGTAGGCTTAGCAGCAGAGACAGTTGACTTAGCTGCAGAAGCTGCTGACTTAGATGAAAGCAAAGTTGCCCGAGAAGTAGGTGTTGAAGATCTAGCAGGTTTAGAAGTTGTGGTCAATGTAGGGCGTCCAGTTGGTGTTGCAGGTCGTGATCCTGGACCACCTGATGATGAAGGCCTGCGCGTCCCTGCAGCAGAAGAGTTCAACCCAGGGGAGGAAGCTGATTGTTTAGATACTGAATTGCCCCTTGAAGCAGGATCTAGCTGAGGGTTTGCAAGCTACAACCACAAAGAACAAAATTAACAGTTCAGTTCATGAACCAGATACTCATAAGACTTCAAAAGTAAGAATGATTATAGAAGCATGAAAACCACCATGGCACACAgcaattatgtttttttttaactcaTGCATAGCTCTGAATTAACTCTTTGATTATCTGTCCAAAGTGTTCAAGCCAGTGTTTAAGAAAAGGCAAAAAATTGCTGGGACTCATAGATAACTTCTCTGTAATTCTCAACTACATAAACTAAGCACTTAACTTCTTACTGATTCTAAAGTTCGATGTTCAGAACGCATCCAGTATCCAAGAACTGAAAAATAGATTTAGGAACTCAAGGTAACTCAATCACTCATGTAAGAAACCAAATCAGTGATTAATGAGTTCAAGAAGTTTAATGGGTTTTGCAAGATCTTGCACAGTTGCATATATTTAATGGTTAACAATAATAATGATGAACATTTTGATTTCTGTGGCTTCCAGTggccttttcttttctaaaGCTTGATGACTGGCAGTCCAAAATGTCGAATTTTTCTCTATAACTGGCCAGAACAATTATAACTGACCAGAACAAGCAGTTCTATCTGGCCAAAAATTGTAGGATTATGCACTTACTCTAGATTTAAGGGCAGTGGGGCGGGCCTTTGGAGTACCAATTTGACTCatcacagtcttttgtgattCCATCTCCAAAGAAGGAAACAAAGGGGTACCAGGAGGTGTTAGAAGCCTGAAAGCAGAAGATAATTAAAGTTATCATCAGCTTTAAATTGTTAAAGGTATGTGAATCAAATCCATGACCTGAATTCATTATAGCATTGGTGCCTAATGGTATCCACTAATTATTCAAAGTTGCAAGTACCAGCACAAGAAAACCTTATCAGCAGTAAAAAAAATGTACACAAATAGTTTGATTTCTACCCACCAAGTAGAAATATGATCACGCCCCAGGAGGACAAATTTTCATATGCCCTCGGGGACAAAAAGAAAGGCCTAGGATTGTTCTTTAGCAGGTTATACATCTCTAATGCTAAAGTAATTGTGGCAAAGATTTCTTAAATTAGCATGAAAAAATCATTACCCTTGatgtcaagaaaaaaaaaatcaattttgtcAGAGCACTGACACAACCTCAAGATCTCCTTTTCAAAAGGGCAGGGAGGGGACATCAGAAATGAGAAGAAAGAAGAGGCATTTGAAGATTTCTCTAACAGCTTGAAGCTGCAACTAATGAGTGAAGAATAATATGGCTTATTCAATCACATATGAGAATGACAAAAAGGTGTCATATTTTAACAAATTTTGAACTAGTGACAAGATTATGACTCCAGCCTTCCCAAAGGTATATGTTAACCTTGCCAGAGAAATTTATCAACATAAATCCTATTCAGTTGCTATCAGCAACTTATGTGAGGCCAGCTAAAGTATTATTTCAGCAAGATGTTAGATGTGTTTTGATTGGCGCCTGAAGATGACTGGAACTTCTCCATTGTATAAGAGTTATTTGTAAAGTTATCAGTCACATCTACAACATGTATTCAGTACCCACCTCTATCAACTGCACATGTTAGCAACACTTCCttagctttttttttccttttctatcCTTCTCTAAATACTGAGTACTCCAGAAACAGATAATTCATTTTCAATTTCTCCTTCAATGACAGCCACAAGCTAAAGGcagaaaaaagtaaaataaaagctTTACTTTCCTAAAGTATGACGTCAACCTTCATTGTTCTATAAAAGAAACCTCTACTGACCCCATAATAACTATGACCCCAAAAATGATACGGTGAAATCATATGAATCAATTGACTTTGTTTAACAGCAAATGGGGGGGACGGGGAGATGCTTCAATTACCAGTCGTAGTCGTTTTTATCACTTTCAGAATTGAGAAAATCATCAACGCCAGTGGCTTTCCGCGCAGGTATTGCGGTAgatgaaatattaaatatagGAGAAGTACCAGGTTTCGACCCTGCAATTTTCAGAACAATAGCAAGTAACATTGTTATAGTTGAAATCATCTATAACAATATTTTAGTAAGAAATTTAAACCAGAGGTTACAAATACACAAATAGCTAATTACTCAACAGAAAGGTATTAATTTCTCAGTTCAATTAATGTCCAGCTACACCAGATCGACCTCGCAAAAACCGAAAGTTAAAaacaaaacatcataagaaAAATCACCTAAAGGAGCATCAAACTCTTCAGTATTACTCAGGAGGAGATTGTTCTGCTCCTTCTCGCGCTTCTTCATCTCCAAAAACAACGCGAGCTCCTcttccttctccttcatcattgACGCTCTCAACTGTTGTCGCTGCTTCACCGCCGCTGCTGCCATTTGCATTTGCGACTCCTGAGCCCTAAAACTCCGATTCATTTCTACAAATCTGAACCTTGTTGCTCTTTTTCCACTCCAAACAAAAATTAAACAGCCACAACAATTCACAGATCgaacaataaaaacaaacaaaacctAAAACCAAACTTCGTTTCCTCCTCACGCCTTAAACCGCAAGAAAACGCCTAATAACACTAATTTATCATCCAGAAGCTCCCTTCCACAAATAAAATCAGTGAAAGTGTAGATCTAAAATCCAACTCCAGTGGCTGCATTTCGCGTTCGCTTCTCTTTACAAAGCCAAAATACAGAGCTCAGCAGGAAGAAGGCGAAAAGGCTAAAACGAGCTGAGAAGGGACCGCCATTGTTGCAAAACGAAGCTTAAAGACCTTTGAAGAAGGACAAATTTCTAGCGAGAGAAATAAGGTGAGAGGTGGAGATCACAGACTTACAGTGAACAGAGGAGGACGAGAGTGGCAAAGGGAGTAATTAGAAAGAGAAGCTGGGGGCGAAATGGTAAAATGAGAGAGAGGTGAGAGGTTCCTTGTAGAAATGGATGAGCTAGTTTGTGTGATTATGGGTGTGGTGAGCTTTTTCTGGTTGGAGAGGACAACTGGAAGCGGTGTGAGAGAGAGATAGACGCAACGGTGGTTGTTTCTCTCTCGCTTAAAGACTacgtttttcagttttttttgttCTCTAGGTGGACAGATAATATATTTTAGTTTACGAAACTGCCCTcctgttttaaatattattgctttcaaaattttgcaattttgccatttaattctctcgtTATTCTACTTGACACCCTTATTTCAAATTTTCCTTTTCTCTGTTTAAATTATTGACACGCAGTGATCACTTGCGAGAGTTTTCAAAAAATTgcaatattgaataaaataattcaaaagtcttaaatattacattttgatctttttttaataaaattaaaattttaaaattatttacgaTTATAGCCAACAACACActaaattgtatttaaataaattaatgaaaattataatacaatatttaaattttaatttattaataaaataatcttttaaaataaatattttatttaattatatccttatttcttattattatatttaatcatGTCATCTTTTGTTAAATGTATTATGtttcttttaataattaaaaattatgaaaattaatttttaaattaaatttaacatattttaaatttttattaataaacactaaaataataaaataatatttttagtttgattttaacagtgtttaaatttttttttaacacttcaaactttttttcttttttgaaagcAACACTTGAAActtgtatatataattttcgATATTATGGAGTagtaatttatcaaaaatttaattaaaatatttatgctcaatttttatatttaataatatgtatATAACTCTCAagagttaaaaataattttaaatatcgtgaaaattaatttaaaaatattattattattccatttaaaaaaaattattattattctaacATGAGTTCATAAAAAACTAATATATGAtaagtttaatttaaacttaattttcacaataacttaattattgggaaggtaaaaataatataattaaaaggatagaatattgttaaatttaatagatataattaaaataaaaaatatttattttaaaaaattattttattaatcagataaaattttcaaagaccATATTGTAaccattaactttttttttaatttaatttaatgcatCTAGTAAAATAtgactaattttaaaattttgactttattttttaaaaaataaaatttgtgatataattttttgctaatattttaattattttgtgaaatagattttattattattattatttttaaaaaatttattattcatttcctataatataaaataactcATTACcttgattttaaaatatatgttaaaacatctttaaaattttaaaatatatactaattaatctctttattttacgcaaaaatttaaaatatcatcaacataaaaaattaaatattagataaataattaataaatttttttatattgtaaaaattaaataataaaatatttaatcgttaaaatgaataaaataattaattaataattttttaaattttaaatacattttaatatgttttttaaaattaaatgtgaaataaatagtaaatttctcaAATATCATTTACATTGTATTGTGTTGGAATCTGATGGTCTTGTTGGTGTTCATGCTTTGAGGAATCCAGGAGCTGTTTCATCTTTACTTTGACGTTTTAGTCTATGATCGTTCTTTGTTTCTTCTTTTACTTTTGTTGTTTTTGGCCACGTTAGAATGTCTGCCAATTGTTTATTAGCTCAGGCTAACTCATTCTGCGGCGGATTTTAGGGGGTAGTTGGATATTTTTTAAGGGGACTATTCCATTGgacttaaaatcaaattaaattaaaaaattaaaaaaataaaattttaaaataagtgaaaatcaaataaattatttaatttaatttattaattgaatttttatttttaatattctaaaattttattaaaatttttagcattgattatcatttaatatttttatagtataaaaaaattaatatactattatcactaattaataacttcattttttattaaaattaaattaaattgaaataattaaaatttttaaaaataaaaattaaactaaaattttaaattaatttatgatttttttttaacgtTTGATTTGATAACCCGTAGAATAGTAAATATTGCTGGCAAAAACTTAGCATAAATacacatatataaatatatttgagtTAAATTTTATGTGggaatgaatttaatttttatcactttaaatattttatattaataattgtaaagaattaattaaaaataaatatttattttaataattattaaatttaagtattattattaagtttcataatttttagaaaatttattaattcattcatattttaaaattattcatttaaaatatcactatattttataaaattaaattatttatttatttttaaaagaatattaataatttattttagtattcataaaaaataattacataataTAGATGAGAATGAAAATGAGAAAACGTGCTAAGGT
This window harbors:
- the LOC110618440 gene encoding cell wall protein DAN4, with amino-acid sequence MNRSFRAQESQMQMAAAAVKQRQQLRASMMKEKEEELALFLEMKKREKEQNNLLLSNTEEFDAPLGSKPGTSPIFNISSTAIPARKATGVDDFLNSESDKNDYDWLLTPPGTPLFPSLEMESQKTVMSQIGTPKARPTALKSRLANPQLDPASRGNSVSKQSASSPGLNSSAAGTRRPSSSGGPGSRPATPTGRPTLTTTSKPARSSTPTSRATLLSSKSAASAAKSTVSAAKPTASAAKPTVPTRSSTPSRSSTPTARPSIPPSKSTSRASTPTRRPSTPSSGSTVSAPVKSTPSVTKTMPTTSTISAPVRSTPSVTKTTPTAARNPVPSRGTSPTAKSRPWKPSEMPGFSLDAPPNLRTSLPERPLSATRGRPGAPTARSSSVEPTPNGRPRRQSCSPARGRAPNGFIYPSGSSVPAIRGHSKINDSVSPVLIGTKMVERVINMRKLAPPKQDDKPSPHGNLSGKSSSPDSSGFGRTLSKKSLDMAIRHMDIRRSIPGNLRPLMANIPASSMYSVRSGSTRSRTVSVSDSPLATSSNASSEVSVNNNGICLDGIDLEDDIGSERGGRSPLRGR